One region of Primulina tabacum isolate GXHZ01 chromosome 1, ASM2559414v2, whole genome shotgun sequence genomic DNA includes:
- the LOC142556825 gene encoding uncharacterized protein LOC142556825 — MEVAATSEWKATLQQLVSEVQSHELWDIDGTEVIFEDEFDNGEEIELQLEDLVLAPAQMEDRQPETQDPLKEVNLGTVECPKPTYISDLLEEEMKGEIVKLLMEFKDCFAWEYEDMPGLDRKLVEHRLPIKDGFKPYQQPARRMSKAIEARVKEEIEKLLKAKFIRPVRYTEWLANIVLVMKKNGKLRVCIDFRDLNCATPKDVYVMPVADMLIDAVANNELMLGISLDFWFTSRGVEVDKNKAKAIMAAMPPKDKKELQRFLGQTDLVKYMLHRPVLTGRIDKWSLALAEFTLIYCPQKSVKGQAVADFLADHPMIDVTGNVPGDIPVFCINQPWILKFDGSSTERASGVGVVITSPTGVKTALSFNLDFSCTNNQAEYETLVIGLEILRDLGARDVLIIGDSQLVSSKCQGNINLLDDFEDVTFQHVPRQDNWEADELAQIASSLKMSSELTHKLLLIQKRNHPSIHQRGIQVDTFDIDVDLAGDWRDEIKNALRNPEQRLPHGLKMRILHYVLMGDELYRKGYDGLLLRCLDFPESMRVMQQVHEGICGAHQSGIKMRWLIRRHGHYWPSMLKDCIRYSRGCQQCQKHGNIQRIPADEMHAVIKPWPFQGWAMDLIGKIYPPSSKGHSFIIVATDFFTKWVEALPMKKVEQKDVVLFVKEHIIHRFGIPQSITTDQGTMFVGSKMKEFAEDYGIQLINSSPHYPQSNGQAEASNQVLIKMLKRMMEDNPRDWHRLLSETLWAYRTSKRSATGTSPFTLTYGHDAVLPMEVVIPSLRVMRQNDLEPEIYTEAMIMELEDLDELRMQTYNALMLQKSKVARSYNKRVNKKIFEEGDVVWKVILPLGTNDREFGKWSPNWEGPFKVHRILDGNAYWLASLNGEPHRRCINGKYLKHYYPSSWVGVSETKGS, encoded by the exons ATGGAAGTGGCTGCAACTTCCGAATGGAAAGCCACATTGCAGCAGCTGGTGAGTGAAGTACAATCTCATGAATTATGGGACATTGACGGAACTGAAGTAATATTTGAAGATGAATTTGATAACGGTGAGGAAATAGAGTTACAGCTGGAAGATTTAGTCTTAGCTCCGGCACAGATGGAAGATCGACAGCCGGAGACTCAGGACCCTTTGAAAGAGGTGAATCTGGGGACTGTGGAATGCCCTAAACCCACGTACATCAGTGACTTATTGGAGGAAGAGATGAAAGGGGAAATAGTGAAACTTCTCATGGAATTCAAAGATTGTTTCGCATGGGAATATGAAGATATGCCGGGTTTAGATCGTAAATTGGTGGAACATCGACTACCAATTAAAGATGGTTTCAAACCATACCAACAGCCGGCTAGAAGGATGTCCAAGGCGATTGAAGCAAGAGTAAAAGAAGAAATTGAAAAACTACTCAAAGCAAAATTCATTCGTCCAGTAAGATACACGGAATGGCTGGCAAATATAGTCCTTGTCATGAAAAAGAATGGGAAGCTTCGAGTTTGCATAGATTTCAGAGATTTAAATTGTGCCACCCCGAAAGACGTTTATGTCATGCCAGTAGCTGATATGTTAATCGATGCAGTAGCAAACAACGAGTTGAT GCTGGGAATTTCCTTGGATTTTTGGTTCACCAGCAGGGGGGTAGAGGTGGACAAAAATAAGGCTAAAGCCATTATGGCAGCGATGCCACCGAAGGATAAGAAGGAGCTACAAAGATTCCTCGGTCAG ACAGATCTAGTCAAGTACATGCTTCACAGGCCTGTTTTGACTGGGAGAATTGACAAATGGTCACTGGCATTGGCCGAATTCACTTTGATCTATTGCCCACAAAAATCGGTGAAAGGCCAAGCCGTTGCTGATTTCCTAGCAGACCATCCTATGATTGATGTGACAGGGAATGTGCCAGGAGATATACCAGTTTTCTGTATTAATCAGCCTTGGATTTTGAAGTTTGATGGTTCCAGCACGGAGAGGGCATCAGGGGTTGGAGTCGTGATAACATCCCCAACAGGAGTCAAGACGGCTTTGTCATTCAATCTGGACTTTTCATGCACCAATAATCAGGCTGAATATGAAACACTAGTGATTGGTTTGGAAATTTTACGAGATTTGGGAGCTAGAGATGTGCTGATTATTGGGGATTCCCAGTTAGTCTCAAGCAAATGTCAGGGGAATATAAAT CTCCTTGATGATTTTGAGGATGTGACATTCCAACATGTGCCAAGGCAAGACAATTGGGAAGCTGATGAATTGGCTCAAATTGCTTCTAGTTTAAAGATGTCGTCCGAGCTCACCCACAAACTCTTGTTGATACAAAAAAGAAATCACCCTTCTATCCATCAGCGAGGAATACAAGTGGATACCTTTGACATTGATGTTGACCTCGCTGGGGATTGGAGAGATGAAATAAAAAATGCATTGAGGAATCCTGAGCAGAGGTTGCCTCATGGTTTGAAGATGAGAATTCTGCATTATGTCTTGATGGGAGATGAACTGTACAGGAAAGGATACGATGGTTTATTGTTGCGGTGTTTGGATTTCCCAGAGTCCATGAGAGTTATGCAGCAAGTACATGAAGGAATATGTGGGGCACACCAGTCAGGAATCAAGATGAGATGGCTAATCCGCAGACATGGCCACTACTGGCCATCGATGTTAAAAGACTGTATAAGATATTCGAGGGGTTGTCAACAATGTCAAAAACACGGAAATATTCAGAGGATACCAGCCGATGAAATGCACGCTGTCATAAAGCCGTGGCCATTTCAGGGGTGGGCCATGGatttgataggtaaaatttatCCTCCCTCGTCTAAAGGACACTCCTTTATAATTGTGGCAACCGATTTCTTCACCAAGTGGGTTGAGGCTCTCCCCATGAAAAAGGTAGAGCAGAAAGATGTTGTTCTGTTTGTAAAAGAACATATTATTCACAGATTTGGAATCCCGCAATCGATCACTACCGACCAGGGAACTATGTTCGTAGGGTCAAAAATGAAGGAATTTGCCGAAGATTACGGAATCCAGTTAATTAATTCTTCACCTCATTATCCCCAGTCCAACGGTCAAGCTGAAGCTTCAAACCAAGTATTGATCAAGATGTTGAAAAGGATGATGGAAGACAATCCCCGAGATTGGCACCGACTGCTATCAGAGACTTTATGGGCTTATCGGACCTCAAAGAGAAGTGCTACTGGTACAAGCCCTTTCACCTTGACTTATGGGCATGACGCAGTATTGCCTATGGAAGTGGTAATCCCTTCTTTGAGAGTGATGAGGCAGAATGATTTGGAACCAGAGATTTACACGGAAGCTATGATTATGGAACTTGAGGATTTGGATGAGCTGAGAATGCAGACATATAATGCTTTGATGCTTCAGAAATCCAAGGTGGCCAGAAGTTACAATAAGCGTgtgaataagaaaatatttgaagaagGAGACGTGGTTTGGAAAGTGATTTTACCCCTCGGGACCAATGACAGGGAGTTCGGCAAATGGTCACCCAACTGGGAAGGGCCATTCAAAGTTCATCGAATATTAGATGGAAATGCATATTGGTTGGCAAGTCTTAATGGGGAGCCACATAGAAGGTGCATTAATGGCAAATATTTGAAGCATTATTACCCCAGTAGTTGGGTAGGGGTGTCAGAAACAAAGGGTTCATGA